From a single Couchioplanes caeruleus genomic region:
- a CDS encoding SDR family oxidoreductase: MTQDQYTLQDPRSQYPSPELKGGDQPHPGNTRTMPDKPDHGEETYRGSGRLTGRRGVITGGDSGIGRAVAIAFAREGADVLISYLPEEEQDAQDTAQLIQKAGRTAVTVPGDIRDEAHCQAIIDRAVSDLGGIDILVNNAAFQMAQPGGISDITTEQFDRVMKTNLYAMFWLCRAALPHLPAGASIINTASIQAYQSSSALLDYATTKGGIVAFTKALAEDLADKGIRVNAVAPGPIWTPLIPATMPGEKVESFGSDTPLGRAGQPAELAPAYVYFASQESSYTTGEVLGVTGGKPVS, from the coding sequence ATGACCCAGGACCAGTACACGCTCCAGGACCCGCGTTCGCAGTACCCGTCCCCCGAGCTGAAGGGAGGCGACCAGCCGCATCCGGGCAACACGCGCACGATGCCGGACAAGCCCGACCACGGCGAGGAGACGTACCGGGGGAGCGGCCGGCTCACCGGCAGGCGCGGGGTCATCACGGGTGGTGACTCCGGCATCGGACGGGCCGTGGCGATCGCGTTCGCTCGCGAGGGTGCGGACGTGCTGATCTCGTACCTGCCGGAGGAGGAGCAGGACGCGCAGGACACCGCGCAGCTCATCCAGAAGGCCGGCCGGACCGCCGTGACCGTACCGGGCGACATCCGCGACGAGGCCCACTGCCAGGCGATCATCGACCGGGCCGTCAGCGACCTGGGCGGCATCGACATCCTGGTCAACAACGCGGCGTTCCAGATGGCCCAGCCGGGCGGCATCAGCGACATCACCACGGAACAGTTCGACCGCGTCATGAAGACCAACCTGTACGCGATGTTCTGGCTCTGCCGCGCCGCGCTCCCGCACCTGCCCGCGGGCGCGTCGATCATCAACACCGCGTCGATCCAGGCGTACCAGTCCTCCAGCGCCCTGCTCGACTACGCCACCACCAAGGGCGGCATCGTCGCGTTCACGAAGGCGCTCGCCGAGGACCTGGCGGACAAGGGCATCCGCGTCAACGCCGTGGCGCCCGGGCCGATCTGGACACCCCTGATCCCGGCCACCATGCCCGGCGAGAAGGTCGAGTCGTTCGGCTCCGACACCCCGCTGGGCCGCGCCGGCCAGCCCGCCGAACTCGCCCCCGCGTACGTCTACTTCGCCTCCCAGGAGTCCAGCTACACCACGGGCGAGGTGCTGGGCGTCACCGGCGGCAAGCCGGTCAGCTGA
- a CDS encoding glycosyltransferase family 2 protein has product MVITWNRCPEAVAAVARLHELPERPRVVLVDNGSTDGTAEAVRSRFPDVDVVALSENLGAVARNIGVRRLGTPYVAFCDDDTWWEPGSLRLAAELLEAYPGIGVLNARIIVEPGGHDDPVVEELRDSPVPAPDWLPGPALGSFLAGASVIRRSAFLAAGGFSSRLWLGGEEELLATDVLSAGWELCYREDMVVHHRASPVRDARLRRRVGIRNTLWFTWLRRPLAPALRRTAFLARTVPRDRTSALAVLDAVRGVPWLVTQRRPRPAEVESRLAPLDAAQRRSRARRYVG; this is encoded by the coding sequence GTGGTCATCACGTGGAACCGGTGCCCGGAGGCGGTGGCGGCGGTCGCGCGGCTCCATGAGCTGCCGGAGCGGCCACGGGTGGTGCTGGTCGACAACGGTTCCACGGACGGCACCGCCGAGGCGGTGCGGTCCCGCTTTCCCGACGTCGACGTGGTCGCGCTGAGCGAGAACCTCGGCGCCGTGGCCCGCAACATCGGCGTACGCCGCCTGGGCACGCCGTACGTGGCGTTCTGCGATGACGACACGTGGTGGGAGCCGGGCTCGCTGCGGCTCGCCGCGGAGCTGCTGGAGGCGTACCCGGGGATCGGGGTGCTCAACGCTCGGATCATCGTCGAGCCGGGCGGGCACGACGATCCCGTGGTGGAGGAGCTGCGTGATTCGCCGGTGCCCGCGCCGGACTGGCTGCCGGGGCCCGCGCTGGGCAGCTTCCTCGCCGGCGCCTCGGTGATACGGCGGTCGGCGTTCCTCGCGGCCGGCGGGTTCAGCTCGCGGTTGTGGCTGGGCGGTGAGGAGGAGTTGCTCGCCACGGATGTGCTCAGCGCCGGGTGGGAGCTGTGCTACCGGGAGGACATGGTGGTGCACCACCGGGCTTCGCCCGTACGCGACGCCCGGCTGCGGCGCCGGGTGGGGATCCGGAACACGCTGTGGTTCACGTGGCTGCGACGGCCGTTGGCGCCCGCGTTGCGGCGTACGGCATTCCTCGCCCGGACCGTGCCCCGGGACCGCACCTCCGCGCTGGCGGTCCTCGACGCGGTACGCGGCGTGCCGTGGCTCGTCACCCAGCGACGACCGCGACCGGCCGAGGTGGAGTCCCGGCTGGCCCCGCTCGATGCCGCGCAGCGCCGCAGCAGGGCACGGCGCTACGTCGGCTGA
- a CDS encoding CAP domain-containing protein, producing MRRPVLIVGGMAVVTVVAGIAVAASASAGTTTYEAEATVNTLSGGAATVDCRRCSGGTRVTGIGREGVLTITGVVAEQDGPTKLAVTYTAEGNRTAQISVNGAVPTAILFPGTRGSGRPATLRITATLRTGDNTFAFGNPVGPAPDIDKLVITTDGTPPTPVPTATASGDPGATATAPPAPSPTASTGPASPPPALPPSPPASPATAEPTAPAEPTASAAPTDPPATTRPPATPPATPTAGPAPAPTGNTALEAEVVRIVNDERAKAGCKALTADDRLTAAARGHSADMAARTYFDHTTPEGVEFATRITNAGYRWSGAGENIAKGQRTPAEVMTAWMNSSGHRVNILNCGFKNIGVGVAADAQGALVWTQDFASPL from the coding sequence ATGCGCAGACCCGTCCTCATCGTCGGCGGCATGGCCGTCGTCACCGTGGTCGCCGGCATCGCCGTCGCGGCGAGCGCCAGCGCCGGAACCACCACGTACGAGGCCGAGGCCACCGTCAACACCCTCAGCGGCGGAGCCGCCACCGTCGACTGCCGGCGCTGCTCCGGCGGCACCCGTGTCACCGGCATCGGCCGCGAGGGCGTGCTCACCATCACCGGCGTCGTCGCCGAACAGGACGGTCCCACGAAGCTCGCGGTCACGTACACGGCGGAGGGCAACCGTACGGCCCAGATCAGCGTCAACGGCGCGGTGCCCACCGCGATCCTGTTCCCGGGTACGCGTGGCTCCGGCCGTCCGGCCACGCTGCGGATCACGGCGACGCTGAGGACGGGCGACAACACGTTCGCCTTCGGCAACCCGGTCGGGCCGGCGCCGGACATCGACAAGCTCGTGATCACGACGGACGGGACGCCGCCGACCCCCGTACCCACCGCGACCGCCTCGGGTGACCCCGGCGCGACCGCGACGGCACCGCCGGCCCCGAGCCCCACCGCGTCGACCGGCCCGGCGTCCCCGCCGCCGGCGCTGCCCCCGTCACCGCCGGCGTCACCGGCGACCGCGGAGCCGACGGCCCCGGCGGAACCGACGGCCTCCGCGGCTCCGACGGACCCGCCGGCGACGACCCGGCCCCCGGCCACGCCGCCCGCAACGCCCACCGCCGGGCCGGCCCCCGCACCGACCGGCAACACCGCCCTCGAGGCCGAGGTCGTCCGCATCGTCAACGACGAACGCGCGAAGGCCGGCTGCAAGGCGCTGACCGCCGACGACCGGCTGACCGCGGCCGCGCGTGGCCACTCGGCGGACATGGCCGCGCGCACCTACTTCGACCACACGACCCCGGAAGGCGTGGAGTTCGCCACCCGCATCACGAACGCCGGCTACCGCTGGTCCGGCGCCGGCGAGAACATCGCCAAGGGCCAGCGGACCCCGGCCGAGGTCATGACCGCGTGGATGAACAGCAGCGGCCACCGGGTCAACATCCTCAACTGCGGTTTCAAGAACATCGGTGTCGGCGTGGCGGCCGACGCCCAGGGCGCGCTCGTCTGGACCCAGGACTTCGCCAGCCCGCTGTGA
- a CDS encoding LapA family protein, whose amino-acid sequence MAYPSEQWPVPHADPDRTTDAAPPLPDELAQTLAGLGPAGEAPARRAGTRRPGGGAARPAVWAGAVALLVVIVFVAQNTGGVDIAFLWMHGRISLALALVVAGIAGAVIARALVVALRRLRRPARRR is encoded by the coding sequence ATGGCGTACCCATCTGAGCAGTGGCCGGTGCCCCACGCGGACCCGGACCGGACGACGGACGCCGCCCCTCCCCTGCCGGACGAGCTGGCACAGACGCTGGCCGGCCTCGGCCCGGCGGGTGAGGCACCGGCGCGGCGCGCGGGGACGCGGCGGCCCGGCGGGGGTGCCGCACGACCTGCGGTCTGGGCCGGTGCCGTCGCGCTGCTGGTGGTGATCGTCTTCGTGGCGCAGAACACCGGCGGCGTCGACATCGCGTTCCTGTGGATGCACGGACGCATCTCGCTCGCGCTCGCGCTCGTCGTCGCGGGCATCGCCGGGGCCGTGATCGCCCGCGCGCTCGTTGTCGCCCTGAGGCGGCTCCGCCGGCCGGCACGCCGCCGCTGA
- a CDS encoding ArsR/SmtB family transcription factor — MTDDDRVFKALADPTRRFLLDLLFARDGRTLTELESELEMTRFGVAKHLKVLEEADLVVARRSGREKLHFLNPVPIRLIHDRWIDKYTERHVAALVDLKNALEDET, encoded by the coding sequence ATGACGGACGACGACCGGGTGTTCAAGGCGCTGGCCGACCCGACCCGTCGCTTCCTGCTCGACCTGCTCTTCGCCCGGGACGGACGCACCCTCACCGAGCTGGAGTCCGAGCTGGAGATGACGCGCTTCGGCGTCGCCAAGCACCTGAAAGTGCTGGAGGAAGCGGATCTCGTCGTCGCGCGCCGCTCCGGCCGGGAGAAGTTGCACTTCCTCAACCCCGTGCCGATCCGGCTGATCCACGACCGGTGGATCGACAAGTACACCGAGCGTCACGTCGCGGCGCTCGTCGATCTCAAGAACGCGCTGGAGGACGAGACATGA
- a CDS encoding SRPBCC domain-containing protein: MTEPLTTQVHRVWIKTTPEKIWTAITDPEWTLKYGYAAPAYFELKPGGSYRSAVTDEMQGYAKENGFTLPDTIVDGEVLEADPPRLLKQTWRMLMDPTTAAEPFTTLTYLIEELKSQPGVCRLTITHELAGAPATSTMVAGSPLDEAGGGGWAWVLSDLKSLLETGTAMSGRG, translated from the coding sequence ATGACCGAGCCCCTGACCACCCAGGTCCACCGGGTCTGGATCAAGACCACGCCGGAGAAGATCTGGACGGCGATCACCGACCCGGAATGGACCCTGAAATACGGGTACGCCGCACCCGCCTACTTCGAACTCAAGCCGGGCGGCTCGTACCGCTCGGCGGTCACCGACGAGATGCAGGGGTACGCCAAGGAGAACGGCTTCACGCTGCCCGACACGATCGTCGACGGCGAGGTGCTCGAGGCCGACCCGCCCCGGCTGCTCAAGCAGACCTGGCGGATGCTCATGGACCCGACGACGGCGGCCGAGCCGTTCACCACGCTGACGTACCTGATCGAGGAGCTGAAGTCGCAGCCCGGGGTGTGCCGGCTCACGATCACCCACGAGCTGGCCGGGGCGCCCGCGACCTCGACGATGGTGGCCGGTTCGCCGCTCGACGAGGCCGGCGGTGGCGGCTGGGCGTGGGTGCTCAGCGACCTGAAGTCGCTGCTGGAGACGGGTACGGCGATGAGCGGCCGCGGCTGA
- a CDS encoding DNA-directed RNA polymerase II has product MPEQPQWSERTLDMPPQDPWADPPTTDMPPRVHRPGTASHADPTRQYPAGDPARAAGQPSSADPTRAAQRSPADPTRVAPPSAPQAPPSPFSSGRAAVTPRPQPQHFTEHEPTGTGWPGAEPPAQHHPLSWHIAQLRRGGEWSFAGLLFAFVCWGIWAISSDGDLTAPIIVFLVSVLVAGGVFALSRLVGRLVLERQLGRTRRTAKGSHVVAGLFLAGVGIAHLRQTEWVMTAFTWVVDLFR; this is encoded by the coding sequence ATGCCGGAGCAACCGCAGTGGTCCGAGCGGACCCTCGACATGCCGCCGCAGGACCCCTGGGCCGACCCGCCGACGACGGACATGCCGCCTCGCGTGCACCGCCCGGGCACCGCGTCCCACGCGGATCCGACCCGTCAGTACCCGGCCGGGGATCCCGCCCGCGCCGCCGGGCAGCCCTCATCCGCGGACCCGACCCGCGCCGCGCAGCGTTCGCCTGCTGATCCGACCCGCGTCGCGCCGCCGAGTGCCCCGCAGGCGCCGCCGTCGCCGTTCTCCAGTGGCCGGGCCGCCGTCACCCCGCGGCCGCAACCGCAGCACTTCACCGAGCACGAGCCCACGGGTACGGGCTGGCCCGGCGCCGAACCCCCGGCCCAGCACCACCCGTTGAGCTGGCACATCGCGCAGTTGCGCCGGGGCGGCGAGTGGAGCTTCGCCGGCCTGCTGTTCGCGTTCGTGTGCTGGGGCATCTGGGCCATCTCGTCGGACGGCGACCTGACCGCCCCGATCATCGTCTTCCTGGTGTCCGTGCTGGTCGCCGGCGGTGTGTTCGCCCTGTCCCGGCTGGTCGGCCGGCTCGTGCTGGAACGCCAGCTGGGCCGCACCCGCCGCACCGCCAAGGGCTCCCACGTCGTCGCGGGCCTGTTCCTGGCGGGCGTCGGCATCGCCCACCTCCGTCAGACGGAATGGGTCATGACCGCGTTCACCTGGGTCGTCGACCTCTTCCGGTGA
- a CDS encoding GNAT family N-acetyltransferase, which translates to MDASGITIRTGTAEDWDSISDLLDYVFHHTQTPEERDVEGSVWEPERTLVADDAGTVVGQAAAYTRELTVPGAVVPAAHVTLVGVAPTHRRRGLLTRMMHRQLRDIADAGREAVAVLWASETKIYPRYGYGPAAQRLRMDILTREVTLPAPADSGRLRLVQPLKAIGEFGKVYEQLRSTQVGWSSRDERWWRFVLSDLESQRKGATAQHGVIHETADGPTGYAVWRTKGRWEEHGPNGEVQIREVAAADPATYLTLWRFLLGIDLARRASVDFAAVDEPLQYLVDEPRRLGTSLADALWIRIVDLPRALASRAYAAPVDVVLDVADDLLTENAGRWRLRVDGSGAATCTRTDDPADLACSVLELGTAYLGAVSLSALADAGRVREVTPGALRAAATAFGWHRKPYPTEVF; encoded by the coding sequence ATGGACGCCTCCGGCATCACGATCAGGACTGGCACGGCGGAGGACTGGGACTCCATCTCCGACCTGCTCGACTACGTCTTCCACCACACCCAGACGCCCGAGGAACGCGACGTCGAGGGATCCGTGTGGGAGCCCGAACGGACGCTGGTCGCCGACGACGCCGGCACTGTCGTCGGGCAGGCGGCGGCGTACACGAGAGAATTGACCGTGCCCGGAGCGGTCGTCCCAGCCGCGCACGTCACGCTGGTCGGCGTCGCGCCGACCCACCGCCGCCGCGGGCTGCTCACCCGGATGATGCACCGCCAGCTGCGCGACATCGCGGACGCCGGCCGGGAGGCCGTCGCGGTGCTCTGGGCGAGCGAGACCAAGATCTATCCACGGTACGGGTACGGCCCGGCGGCACAGCGGCTGCGCATGGACATCCTGACCCGCGAGGTGACCCTGCCGGCCCCCGCGGACAGTGGCCGGCTCCGGCTCGTGCAGCCTCTCAAGGCGATCGGCGAGTTCGGCAAGGTGTACGAGCAGCTGCGCTCCACCCAGGTCGGCTGGTCCAGCCGCGACGAGCGGTGGTGGCGGTTCGTGCTCTCCGACCTCGAGTCGCAGCGCAAGGGCGCGACGGCCCAGCACGGTGTGATTCACGAGACGGCGGACGGGCCCACCGGGTACGCGGTCTGGCGCACGAAGGGGCGCTGGGAGGAGCACGGGCCGAACGGCGAGGTGCAGATCCGCGAGGTCGCGGCCGCCGACCCGGCGACGTACCTGACGCTGTGGCGCTTCCTGCTCGGCATCGACCTGGCGCGCAGAGCCTCCGTCGACTTCGCCGCCGTGGACGAGCCGCTGCAGTACCTCGTCGACGAGCCGCGCCGGCTGGGCACCAGCCTCGCGGACGCGCTGTGGATCCGGATCGTCGACCTGCCACGGGCGTTGGCGTCGCGGGCGTACGCGGCACCGGTCGACGTGGTCCTCGACGTGGCGGACGACCTGCTGACCGAGAACGCCGGCCGGTGGCGGCTGCGCGTCGACGGGTCCGGGGCGGCGACGTGTACGCGTACCGACGACCCGGCCGACCTGGCGTGCTCGGTGCTGGAGCTCGGTACGGCGTACCTCGGGGCGGTGTCGCTGAGCGCGCTCGCCGACGCCGGCCGGGTCCGGGAAGTGACGCCCGGCGCGCTGCGGGCGGCGGCGACGGCGTTCGGGTGGCATCGCAAGCCGTACCCGACCGAGGTCTTCTGA
- a CDS encoding ribose-5-phosphate isomerase, whose product MRVYLGSDHAGFELKSHLVNHLAKQGYEVVDVGPHVFDPEDDYPAFCLNTGAKVVADQGSLGIVIGGSGNGEQIAANKIPGVRSALAWKVEIAQLARQHNDSNVLAIGARQHTLDEASAMAEAFLTTPFSGDERHARRIGQLAEYETTRELPPLPAS is encoded by the coding sequence ATGCGCGTCTACCTCGGTTCCGACCACGCCGGCTTCGAGCTGAAGAGCCACCTCGTCAACCACCTCGCCAAGCAGGGGTACGAAGTCGTCGACGTCGGCCCGCACGTCTTCGACCCGGAGGACGACTACCCCGCGTTCTGCCTGAACACCGGCGCGAAGGTGGTCGCCGACCAGGGCAGCCTGGGCATCGTCATCGGCGGCTCCGGCAACGGCGAGCAGATCGCCGCCAACAAGATCCCGGGTGTCCGCTCGGCGCTGGCCTGGAAGGTGGAGATCGCCCAGCTGGCCCGCCAGCACAACGACTCGAACGTCCTGGCCATCGGTGCCCGCCAGCACACCCTCGACGAGGCGTCGGCCATGGCGGAGGCCTTCCTGACGACGCCGTTCTCGGGCGACGAACGCCACGCCCGCCGCATCGGCCAGCTCGCCGAGTACGAGACCACCCGCGAGCTCCCGCCGCTCCCGGCGTCCTGA
- a CDS encoding alpha/beta hydrolase yields MLHPQVTASLAIRRRPPAEVLAADPYEQLVFARRAMEESNEAECGPAIPLPVVVDVDAGGVPCRLYAGRTGAPVFVYVHGGGWCYGSVETVDRLCRRIADRSGCAVLSVDYRLAPEHVWPAALEDVETVLGWVRKEGPGLGVDPSRLAIGGDSAGGQLATIAARRQRDATTPLDHQVLIYPAIDPMTASESYDEVPGNGLDRASMKLAWETFVPSPADRFGPDVAPLAAEDLTGMPPTLLITAEYDVLRDEGADYADALLAAGVPVVHVRYAGVNHGFARKLAIFDAARSAADHIAVTLRAALTF; encoded by the coding sequence GTGCTGCATCCGCAGGTCACGGCGTCGCTGGCCATCCGGCGGCGCCCACCGGCCGAGGTGCTGGCCGCGGACCCGTACGAGCAGCTCGTCTTCGCCCGCCGCGCGATGGAGGAGTCCAACGAGGCCGAGTGCGGCCCGGCGATCCCGCTGCCCGTGGTGGTCGACGTGGACGCCGGCGGCGTGCCCTGCCGTCTGTACGCGGGCAGGACCGGCGCACCCGTCTTCGTGTACGTGCACGGCGGCGGCTGGTGCTACGGCAGCGTGGAGACGGTCGACCGGCTGTGCCGCCGCATCGCCGACCGCTCGGGTTGCGCCGTGCTGTCGGTGGACTACCGCCTCGCGCCCGAGCACGTGTGGCCGGCCGCGCTGGAGGACGTGGAGACCGTCCTCGGCTGGGTCCGCAAGGAGGGCCCGGGTCTCGGGGTCGACCCGTCCCGGCTGGCGATCGGCGGCGACAGCGCGGGCGGCCAGCTCGCCACGATCGCGGCCCGGCGCCAGCGCGACGCCACCACCCCGCTCGACCACCAGGTGCTGATCTACCCGGCCATCGACCCGATGACGGCCTCGGAGTCGTACGACGAGGTTCCCGGCAACGGCCTGGACCGCGCCTCGATGAAGCTGGCCTGGGAGACGTTCGTCCCGTCGCCCGCCGACCGGTTCGGCCCCGACGTCGCGCCGCTCGCCGCCGAGGACCTCACCGGCATGCCGCCCACCCTGCTGATCACGGCCGAGTACGACGTCCTCCGCGACGAGGGCGCCGACTACGCGGACGCGCTGCTCGCCGCCGGGGTGCCGGTCGTGCACGTCCGGTACGCGGGGGTCAACCACGGCTTCGCCCGCAAACTCGCCATCTTCGACGCGGCCCGTTCGGCGGCCGACCACATCGCGGTGACCCTGCGGGCCGCGCTGACGTTCTGA
- a CDS encoding DUF1015 family protein, with translation MTVVHPISRAWITTGGTGAQNYDEFADDAEITAIIAENPHSALAIEMPHRAPESVGKSFLDCLPEAAARLAEEKADGSYTPAEQVVVLYRISAPGEPAAYGLWAMVDTDQISTRADEPGLVIRNEDVFIAKVRERVALAEALQTLLSPVLLLQTGKGGELHTALAAATDKAGAPAATDVDQSGRTHAIWLVPEGPLQDELTALAGGGDLVVADGNHRSLAAQTGGLPRFLAVVTTPASVAIQPYNRLISELPAADLVQQLTAAGARVEELPRPAAIPAKGTIELYAHGTSYAVVLPAAEGAPVVDNLDHALVERLLLRDALGLDPGDKRISYVGGDYPAEWLRGEVDAGRAELAILIAPVTVDDFVAVNLARQKLPRKSTWFTPKARGGLVLAQLD, from the coding sequence ATGACGGTCGTGCACCCGATCAGCCGGGCCTGGATCACCACTGGCGGCACCGGCGCGCAGAACTACGACGAGTTCGCCGACGACGCGGAGATCACCGCGATCATCGCGGAGAACCCGCACAGCGCGCTGGCCATCGAGATGCCCCACCGGGCGCCGGAGTCGGTGGGCAAATCGTTCCTCGACTGCCTGCCCGAGGCCGCCGCGCGCCTCGCCGAGGAGAAGGCCGACGGCAGCTACACCCCCGCCGAGCAGGTCGTCGTGCTCTATCGCATCAGCGCGCCGGGCGAGCCGGCCGCGTACGGCCTGTGGGCGATGGTCGACACCGACCAGATCTCCACCCGGGCCGACGAGCCGGGCCTCGTCATCCGCAACGAGGACGTGTTCATCGCCAAGGTTCGCGAGCGGGTCGCCCTGGCCGAGGCGCTGCAGACGCTGCTGTCGCCGGTCCTGCTGCTGCAGACCGGCAAGGGCGGCGAGCTGCACACCGCGCTCGCCGCGGCCACCGACAAGGCGGGCGCGCCGGCCGCGACCGACGTGGACCAGAGCGGCCGCACGCACGCGATCTGGCTCGTGCCCGAGGGTCCGCTGCAGGACGAGCTGACCGCCCTCGCCGGCGGCGGCGATCTGGTCGTCGCCGACGGCAACCACCGCAGCCTGGCCGCGCAGACCGGCGGTCTGCCGAGGTTCCTCGCCGTGGTGACCACGCCCGCATCCGTCGCCATCCAGCCGTACAACCGCCTGATCAGCGAGCTTCCGGCCGCCGACCTGGTGCAGCAGCTGACCGCGGCCGGGGCGCGGGTCGAGGAGCTGCCGCGGCCGGCGGCCATCCCCGCCAAGGGCACCATCGAGCTGTACGCGCACGGCACGTCGTACGCGGTGGTCCTGCCCGCCGCGGAGGGTGCGCCGGTGGTCGACAACCTGGACCACGCGCTGGTCGAGCGGCTGCTGCTGCGCGACGCGCTCGGCCTCGACCCGGGTGACAAGCGCATCTCGTACGTCGGCGGCGACTACCCGGCCGAGTGGCTGCGCGGCGAGGTCGACGCCGGCCGGGCCGAGCTCGCCATCCTCATCGCCCCGGTCACCGTCGACGACTTCGTGGCCGTCAACCTGGCCCGGCAGAAGCTGCCCCGCAAGAGCACCTGGTTCACGCCGAAGGCCCGCGGCGGTCTCGTCCTCGCCCAGCTGGACTGA
- a CDS encoding DsbA family protein, with the protein MSERAAVDMWFDPICPWAWMTSRWLLEVEKIRPVDVRFNVMSLSVLNEGRDLPEEYRKLLDNGWGPVRVCIAAAEAAGPQVLRDLYTALGTRIHLQKYEPGEKLYTEALTEVGLDPALADAATSDAWDDALRASHNAGMKPVGTDVGTPVIHAPGPVDGETVAFFGPVVTPAPKGEAAGRLWDGVLLVAGTPGFYELKRSRDIGPIFE; encoded by the coding sequence ATGAGTGAACGCGCTGCCGTCGACATGTGGTTCGACCCGATCTGTCCCTGGGCGTGGATGACCTCGCGCTGGCTGCTCGAGGTGGAGAAGATCCGTCCGGTCGATGTCCGGTTCAACGTGATGAGCCTCTCGGTGCTCAACGAGGGCCGCGACCTGCCGGAGGAATACAGGAAGCTGCTCGACAACGGCTGGGGACCCGTACGCGTCTGCATCGCCGCCGCCGAGGCCGCCGGGCCGCAGGTGCTGCGTGACCTCTACACGGCTCTGGGCACCCGCATCCACCTGCAAAAGTACGAGCCCGGCGAGAAGCTCTACACGGAGGCGCTCACCGAGGTCGGGCTGGACCCGGCGCTGGCCGACGCCGCCACCAGCGACGCCTGGGACGACGCGCTGCGGGCCAGCCACAACGCCGGCATGAAGCCGGTGGGCACCGACGTCGGCACGCCGGTCATCCACGCGCCCGGCCCGGTCGACGGGGAGACCGTGGCGTTCTTCGGCCCCGTCGTCACCCCGGCGCCCAAGGGCGAGGCGGCCGGCAGGCTGTGGGACGGCGTCCTGCTCGTCGCGGGTACGCCGGGCTTCTACGAGCTGAAGCGTTCGCGGGACATCGGCCCGATCTTCGAGTGA